In Ostrea edulis chromosome 4, xbOstEdul1.1, whole genome shotgun sequence, a single window of DNA contains:
- the LOC125669083 gene encoding uncharacterized protein LOC125669083, producing the protein MSLINHVRVPTLKDMESGILETKHNVALFNAYLLSLIERAEFGDGLDRQQEFDRVNINKLIEKVSGLVLESDRLKLNLQKFNDICKEDSKQGERISKPIQEVGSPTQRDSAEMVTKRGKQTSKHPSSKTDSGISMDDRLSRPDSAASNQSLPPTAEACETDDYDKDPLDPRLSIRTENLLTTQAETASSRRVGRTHGQRETHKPTKKASTL; encoded by the exons GAAAGTGGAATCCTTGAGACAAAACATAATGTTGCTTTGTTCAATGCTTATCTTCTTAGTTTGATCGAAAGGGCAGAATTCGGAGATGGCTTGGACAGACAACAAGAGTTTGACAGAGTTAATATTAACAAACTGATAGAAAAGGTCTCAGGACTTGTATTGGAGTCGGATCGACTGAAATTAAACTTGCAGAAATTCAACGACATCTGTAAGGAAGATTCAAAACAAG gTGAAAGAATTAGCAAACCTATCCAGGAAGTAGGATCACCGACCCAG AGGGATAGCGCAGAGATGGTCACAAAAAGAGGAAAACAGA CGTCAAAACATCCATCATCGAAGACGGACAGTGGTATCAGCATGGACGACAGACTGTCCAGACCAG ATTCAGCTGCTTCTAACCAGTCTTTACCCCCCACAGCAGAA GCCTGTGAAACAGATGATTATGATAAGGATCCTCTAGATCCCAGACTATCAATACGTACAGAGAATCTTTTAACCACCCAAGCAGAAACTGCTTCTAGTCGGCGTGTCGGCAGAACTCATGGCCAGAGAGAGACACATAAGCCAACGAAAAAGGCTTCAACATTATAA